Genomic segment of Mucilaginibacter sabulilitoris:
TGATGCTTTGTTCAGCATGGTAAACTCCTGTATACCTTTTTCGGTTAACGAAATAAGCATGGCCCGTGCGTCATTACCAGATGAAGTCCTGGTTATTAAGCCATCCTTCTCCAGCTTTTTTAGTAGCCTGCTTAAATAGCTTTTATCAATATTCATAACCGTCATAATCTGCGAGGCCTGCACGCTTTTTCCGCTGTATATTTCAAAAATGATGCGGCCTTCGGCAAGGGAATAAGCGCTATGTAGCAGGTGTTTGTCGAGCAAACCGATAATATCTGTATAAAACCGGTTGAACTTTCGGATATCCGGAATGGGATCTTTTTCTTTAACCATATACAAAGATAAATGAATATAGTTGACTTTGTCAACTATATTCATTGAAAAAAAGAAGACCGGCTTTTAAAGCCGGCCTTCTTTTTTTAATAGGTGAGGGTTAATCCACCGCCTAAGCCCATATCGCTATCGTAATGGGTTGACAGGGAGAAGGATTTATTGATGATGTATCGGAAACCCGCGGCATACTCCTTGTCGGTATTGCCCATAATGGTAAAGCGCAGGCGACTGGTAAGCGGAATATCATCCCGGCTTAGCTGAAATCTTAGTTTTCCGTTTCCATCTATACGCGCATCAGCCACAAAGAGCATGGGCAGGGTATAGGCTACGCCAGCAACTACGGTTTTACGATTACTTTTATTACTTACCTGTCCGAAGAGGTTTTTTTCTGCCCCATGGTTTCTTTGATAATGATAATCAAAACCGCCATAAGCGTATAGCCATTGCATTTGGCCAAAATATCGGCCAATCATGGTTTCACTTTCATAACCTGAGCGGTCATTATAACCCAGGTGCCATAGCGTAGAAAATTTCCAGCGGGTATTGGCCAATGCCGCATTGCCATCGCTGCCAATACTTTCCAGTCCTACCTTTGCCGAGGCATAAAAATGTTGGTCATCGGCATATATCTTTTTAATTGACTTGGCCGGGTCTGGGATCTCAGGATTTGGAGGTGAATTTTCATAACTGAATATACGGCCCATACCACTCATCATGTGGTAAAGTATATGACAGTGAAAAAACCAGTCGCCGCTTTCAGTTGCCCTAAACTCAATGGTATCCCGTTCCATAGGCATAATATCAAGCGTGTTTTTCAATGGAGCGTATTCGCCCTGCCCGTTTAGCACCCTGAAGTAATGGCCATGCAGGTGCATAGGATGGCGCATCATGGTATTGTTATACAGGATGATCCTGACGTTTTCGCCACTTTTTATCAATATCTTATCCGATTCGGATACGGTTTTATTATTGATACTCCATACATAACGGTTCATGTTGCCTGTTAGATCAAACCGCAGCAGTTTAGTTGGACCTTTAGGAAGGGTAGTAACTTTGGTTGATTTGAGCATACCATAATTCAGCGTCACAATATCTGATGATGAACTATTGTTCATGTCCATACCGGCCATGTGCTCATGTTCCATTTTCTTATCGCCCATGCTATCCATTTTCATGCCGTCCGTATGGGGTATTTCTTTCTTCTTAGCTGTTGGTTTTTCTGCTTCGCCGGTAATTTCAGGGTACATTACGGTATTCATGTCCATTACCTGGTTGCTCATTTCCATGCCCTCCATTCCTTTCATGTTGCCATTCATGTCCATCATGTCGTTCATCATTTTCATCCCCTCAAAGTATTTGAGCCGGGGTAGGTGAGCAGCCTTGT
This window contains:
- a CDS encoding MarR family winged helix-turn-helix transcriptional regulator, with translation MVKEKDPIPDIRKFNRFYTDIIGLLDKHLLHSAYSLAEGRIIFEIYSGKSVQASQIMTVMNIDKSYLSRLLKKLEKDGLITRTSSGNDARAMLISLTEKGIQEFTMLNKASDKQISDLITNLNSTDRQELVTHMNAIMNILKKQS
- a CDS encoding multicopper oxidase domain-containing protein — its product is MKSFLLIWVNLSLSFFAFGQHSMSMKTDPGAAVKRLPFYTKIGNRDIYHIYIGDTTVNYTGKARPAMAINGSIPAPTLTFTEGDTAEIYVHNNMMMETSIHWHGLILPNRYDGVSYLTTSPVKAGETHLYKFPLVQHGTYWYHSHTMTQQQSGMYGAFIINEKKPSPIKDYTLLLSDWTDENPDQVQRRLHNATDWFAIQKGSTQNYLEAIREGHFKTKVANEWKRMTAMDVSDVYYDRFFSNGKSENTAPQFKAGDKVRLHVVNGSSSTYFWLNYAGGKISVVANDGEDVEPVEVDRLIIAVAETYDVVVTIPKDGSYEFLATPEDRTKFTSLWLGSGTPHKAAHLPRLKYFEGMKMMNDMMDMNGNMKGMEGMEMSNQVMDMNTVMYPEITGEAEKPTAKKKEIPHTDGMKMDSMGDKKMEHEHMAGMDMNNSSSSDIVTLNYGMLKSTKVTTLPKGPTKLLRFDLTGNMNRYVWSINNKTVSESDKILIKSGENVRIILYNNTMMRHPMHLHGHYFRVLNGQGEYAPLKNTLDIMPMERDTIEFRATESGDWFFHCHILYHMMSGMGRIFSYENSPPNPEIPDPAKSIKKIYADDQHFYASAKVGLESIGSDGNAALANTRWKFSTLWHLGYNDRSGYESETMIGRYFGQMQWLYAYGGFDYHYQRNHGAEKNLFGQVSNKSNRKTVVAGVAYTLPMLFVADARIDGNGKLRFQLSRDDIPLTSRLRFTIMGNTDKEYAAGFRYIINKSFSLSTHYDSDMGLGGGLTLTY